The proteins below are encoded in one region of Ereboglobus luteus:
- a CDS encoding 16S rRNA (guanine(527)-N(7))-methyltransferase RsmG, which produces MQRLKPLFPEITPAQWTLLERMAALHREWNAKINLVSRKDIDNLEWHHYAPCVAAVKFLRLMNGATVLDVGTGGGFPGLILAALYPQARFTLADSVGKKITVVADIAQRLNLRNVEAKNIRVETLRREYDFVTGRAVTSLPAFIQLIRAHVRPGEKSSPGNGVIYWKGGDLASEETALGIAPARVLSLAETLSDTGDYFHEKYIVHYRQRDLARAKPPAMPGEAR; this is translated from the coding sequence ATGCAACGACTCAAGCCGCTTTTTCCCGAAATCACCCCCGCGCAATGGACGCTCCTTGAGCGCATGGCGGCCCTGCATCGCGAGTGGAACGCAAAGATCAATCTCGTTTCGCGCAAGGACATCGACAACCTCGAGTGGCACCATTACGCGCCGTGCGTCGCCGCGGTGAAATTTCTGCGGCTCATGAATGGCGCGACCGTGCTTGATGTCGGCACCGGCGGCGGCTTTCCCGGATTGATCCTCGCGGCGCTTTATCCGCAGGCGCGGTTCACTCTGGCCGACTCGGTCGGCAAAAAAATCACCGTCGTCGCCGACATCGCGCAGCGACTCAACCTGCGCAACGTCGAGGCGAAGAACATCCGCGTCGAAACGCTCCGGCGCGAATACGATTTTGTCACGGGACGCGCGGTCACGTCGCTGCCCGCGTTCATCCAGCTCATTCGCGCGCATGTGCGCCCCGGTGAAAAGAGTTCGCCCGGCAACGGCGTGATTTATTGGAAGGGCGGAGATCTTGCCAGCGAGGAGACGGCGCTCGGAATCGCTCCGGCGCGTGTGCTTTCGCTCGCCGAGACGCTTTCCGACACCGGGGACTATTTTCACGAAAAATACATTGTGCACTACCGCCAGCGGGATTTGGCGCGGGCAAAACCGCCCGCCATGCCGGGCGAAGCGCGTTGA